A segment of the Betaproteobacteria bacterium genome:
GGCGACGGCACGGGCTTCTCCGCAGCCGGCGCTGCGGGCTCGGCCTTGTGCGTCGCCATCACGCCCCGATCCCTCGACTTGTTCGCCGAGAAATACGTGAGCCCGAGGCTGGTCACGAAAAACACGGCCGCCAATATCGCCGTGGTGCGACTCAGGAAGTTCGCGGATCCGGTGGCACCGAACAGGCTTCCCGATGCCCCGCTGCCGAATGCCGCGCCCATGTCCGCACCCTTGCCGTGCTGCAATAGCACTAGGCCGATCACGACCAGTGCCGCCAGCACGTGCAAGAC
Coding sequences within it:
- the secG gene encoding preprotein translocase subunit SecG, with translation MEVVMMVLHVLAALVVIGLVLLQHGKGADMGAAFGSGASGSLFGATGSANFLSRTTAILAAVFFVTSLGLTYFSANKSRDRGVMATHKAEPAAPAAEKPVPSP